TCTACCGCCAGTCGTTCGTACCACGACATGGGCCTGGGTGGCCCGGTGTTCCGTGATAAACCCTCGGCCGAGCCTTTAGGAACCATCGCAGATGATCCCGGCCCATGTCTCACGTACTCGGTCGGACGGCGCAGGCCGGACCCACCGTCGAACTGGGTTCGTTTCTCGCCCGGGACGGGAGCGAGGGTGCGTCGGTCGCGCTCGACCTCGACCGGCCCCACGTCTCGCTGTTCGCTGGCAAGCGCGGTTCGGGCAAATCCTACACCCTCGGCGTGCTCGCGGAGGGACTCGCCGCCGCACGGGGCGTCACCGGCGTCGTGATCGATCCGATGGGCGTCTTCTCGGGGTTGAAAGCAGGTGGCGAGGCGACGGTCGTCCCCGCCCCGACCGTCGCTGCGGACGCCCTCGAACCCCGGGACTGGTGTGAGCTTCTGGATCTCGATCCCGCCAGTCAAGCGGGGGCGCTCCTCTGGCAGGTCGCCGAATCGGCCCAGACCCTCGAGGGAATGCAACGGGCCGTCACAGAGGCCGACGCCCCGCGCGCGGCCATCCGTGCGGTGGCAAATCATCTTACTCTCGCCGACGAGTGGGCGGTCTTCAACCCCGACGGCCTCGACGCCGAGCGATTGCTGGAGCCGGCGGTGACGGTCCTCGACACATCGAAACTCACCGACCAGGCGCTGTCGGTCGTGACCGCAGCGGTAGCGCGGACCCTCTACGAGACGGCCGTCTCGGAGTCGATCCCCCGCCTCCCCTGGTTGTTGATCGACGAGGCACAATCGGTCCTCGACGGCATCGCCGAGGGGCCGCTCCGGACGATCCTGACCCGGGGCCGTCATCCGGGTGTGAGCCTCGCGCTGGCGACACAGCGGCCGGCGGCCCTCCCGCCGGTCGCCATCTCTCAGGCCGATTTGATCTGCTCCCACCGGTTGACCGCGACCGCGGACATCGACGCGCTCGCGACTGCACGACCGACCTATCTTGGAGAATCGATTCAGGATCGACTGCCCGACGGCGTGGGCGAGGCCGTGGTAATCGACGACACGACCGAGTCAGCAGTGACGGTGCAGATTCGAGAGCGACACACACCACATGGCGGGGATTCGCCGCGGGCTAAAGATGCTTGATCATCAATTTCCTGATGAAAAATTAGAACAAGCAATAAATAGCTCAGACATCAGCTGAAATCTATTGTTATATTTCCAGTAGTTAGAGACAAAGAAGCTAATTCTTAATTGATTGTGAAATTTGAAACCACCATGAAGCGCCAAAGTAACTGTATTAACATCAAATCATTAATAGTTATTATTTTTATTCAATGACTGGGGAAGAAGATACAACTAGGCAAAAAACAGTTTTGTTGGTTATTGGTATAATACTCACATCACAAATCTTGGTTCCAATAGCGGCTGGAAGCTCTATGATCACTACAAATAACGATTCACCAAGTGATGTTTCCGTATCTGCAGGAGCTACAATTGAGACAGGGGATTTTACAATTAAAAGTGAAGACGAAATCATCAAAAAGGGGAATATAGTACCCAATATGACAGATAAAAGTAGGCCGATATATCCAAAGGATGCTCAAACAGAAAATTTCTACATAGAAAACCGATCAGAAGGCAATAATCAATTCAATTCAGAGGATTATCCAACTCGAATAAAGATACTTACGGATAACTCAACCGAGGATATACAAAACAAACACATCCAAAAGTTTGGTTCAAGCAGTATAGCAATCGATAATAATCTGAATAGGAAGTTGGACAGTGATGAGCCTGTATTTTATGACGCAGACAAGAATTATTTTCTCACTAATGAAGATCATATCTCCAAGCCAGGATCAGCACCGTTGGAAGCATTAAATAAAACGGATGCGACCTACTTCGACCCATCATCCGGAAATCGGAATTACACAAAAGGAAAAGCAATTGTTTCAGTAAATGAACAAGGT
This region of Halodesulfurarchaeum sp. HSR-GB genomic DNA includes:
- a CDS encoding helicase HerA domain-containing protein, which translates into the protein MSHVLGRTAQAGPTVELGSFLARDGSEGASVALDLDRPHVSLFAGKRGSGKSYTLGVLAEGLAAARGVTGVVIDPMGVFSGLKAGGEATVVPAPTVAADALEPRDWCELLDLDPASQAGALLWQVAESAQTLEGMQRAVTEADAPRAAIRAVANHLTLADEWAVFNPDGLDAERLLEPAVTVLDTSKLTDQALSVVTAAVARTLYETAVSESIPRLPWLLIDEAQSVLDGIAEGPLRTILTRGRHPGVSLALATQRPAALPPVAISQADLICSHRLTATADIDALATARPTYLGESIQDRLPDGVGEAVVIDDTTESAVTVQIRERHTPHGGDSPRAKDA